In a single window of the Nocardioides massiliensis genome:
- a CDS encoding type II secretion system F family protein — MIALVPAVAGALVVAGLIGLVVGLKPAPVRPPRSRPVPRKPISARTKRLMLVGVVGGCVAWLVTGWALALVAVPLACVGVPILLSNSGTAARINRLEAMEEWTRSLSGVLTVGIGLEQALVATERSTPGAIRPEVQRLVARLRSRWNTEDAIRAFADELDDATGDLVAANLILAARRRGAGLAQVLESLAESVSADVRARRQIEADRAKPRATARWVTIISVSVLAVLAVSGTYVEPYRSPLGQVILVTLLAAYVATLVWMKRMAIGKPLARFLVGTPGPVGPAS; from the coding sequence GTGATCGCCCTGGTCCCAGCCGTCGCAGGCGCGCTGGTCGTCGCCGGGCTCATCGGATTGGTGGTCGGCTTGAAACCAGCTCCGGTCCGTCCGCCACGGTCGCGGCCGGTTCCGCGCAAGCCCATCAGCGCTCGCACGAAGCGCCTGATGCTGGTGGGTGTGGTCGGCGGGTGTGTGGCGTGGCTGGTGACGGGCTGGGCACTCGCCCTGGTCGCCGTACCGCTGGCGTGCGTCGGTGTGCCGATCCTGCTGTCCAACTCCGGCACCGCGGCGCGCATCAACCGACTCGAAGCGATGGAGGAATGGACTCGTTCGCTGTCCGGCGTGCTCACCGTCGGCATCGGTCTGGAGCAGGCGCTGGTGGCCACTGAACGCTCCACCCCGGGCGCGATTCGACCGGAAGTGCAACGCCTGGTCGCGCGGCTACGTTCGCGGTGGAACACCGAGGACGCCATCCGTGCGTTCGCCGACGAACTCGACGACGCGACCGGCGACTTGGTGGCCGCCAATCTGATCCTCGCGGCTCGACGCCGAGGCGCCGGCCTCGCGCAGGTGCTGGAAAGCCTCGCTGAGTCGGTCTCTGCCGACGTCCGGGCTCGACGCCAGATCGAGGCTGACCGAGCCAAGCCCCGCGCCACCGCCCGGTGGGTCACGATCATCAGCGTCAGCGTGCTGGCCGTGCTCGCGGTCTCCGGGACGTACGTGGAGCCGTACCGGAGCCCGCTCGGTCAGGTCATCCTGGTGACGTTGTTGGCCGCGTACGTCGCCACGTTGGTGTGGATGAAGCGAATGGCGATCGGCAAGCCGTTGGCGCGATTCCTCGTCGGTACGCCGGGACCTGTGGGGCCGGCATCATGA
- a CDS encoding type II secretion system F family protein: MIAGLPLAIAAGALLMLGGVLLVARLLPAQVDLAEALGRLTPSQRTDLAATAEAATSGKERLGVWAIRVLPPGIWVRTPTRELALLRISLAKFYGDKLTFAAIGLVAPPLLGLFFDVLGIGLPVIVPAFASVVLAAVMFLMPNYNAIDDAKRARVEFARALGAYIDLVALERHNGSGVRQAMESAAEVADSWVFRRLSEELGRSRWSGLPPWDALHALAEELGLPELEDFADIMRLSGEEGAAVYGNLRARSAAMRTAMLNAEVAQANAVGERMTIPGSLLGVIFMALLVAPSLLRMFNGT, from the coding sequence ATGATCGCGGGACTGCCTTTGGCGATAGCCGCCGGTGCGCTGCTGATGCTCGGCGGTGTCCTACTGGTCGCGCGTCTGTTGCCGGCTCAGGTGGATCTCGCCGAGGCACTCGGGCGGCTCACGCCCTCGCAGCGCACCGACTTGGCCGCCACCGCCGAGGCAGCAACGTCGGGCAAGGAACGCCTCGGGGTCTGGGCGATCCGGGTGCTTCCTCCCGGGATCTGGGTGCGCACGCCGACTCGAGAACTCGCGCTGCTACGGATCTCGCTGGCGAAGTTCTACGGCGACAAGCTGACGTTCGCCGCTATCGGATTGGTGGCACCGCCGCTGCTCGGTCTCTTCTTCGACGTCCTGGGCATCGGGCTGCCGGTCATAGTGCCTGCGTTCGCTTCGGTCGTGCTGGCGGCGGTGATGTTCCTCATGCCGAACTACAACGCCATCGACGACGCCAAGCGGGCGCGGGTGGAGTTCGCGCGGGCGCTCGGGGCCTACATCGATCTGGTCGCTTTGGAGCGCCACAACGGCTCCGGCGTCCGCCAGGCGATGGAGTCGGCCGCCGAGGTGGCGGACTCGTGGGTCTTTCGGCGGCTCAGCGAGGAACTCGGCCGGTCGCGATGGTCGGGCCTTCCCCCGTGGGATGCGTTGCATGCGCTGGCCGAAGAACTCGGCCTGCCCGAGCTGGAGGACTTCGCCGACATCATGCGGCTCTCCGGCGAGGAGGGCGCAGCGGTCTACGGCAACCTGCGCGCCCGATCGGCCGCGATGCGGACGGCGATGCTCAACGCCGAAGTCGCCCAGGCCAATGCGGTGGGCGAACGGATGACGATTCCCGGCTCGCTGCTCGGAGTCATCTTCATGGCGCTGCTCGTGGCGCCCTCCCTGTTGCGGATGTTCAACGGCACCTGA
- a CDS encoding TadE/TadG family type IV pilus assembly protein, which produces MSRFKPARSTERRRDQRGSVSVELVILLPALFAVLFLGMQAALHYHARTVAIAAAQEGARAAGSDTGSESRGIDAAHAFIDDIGNDVLRHAVAQAERTATTATVVIEARSLSVIPGWNPVIRQSATVPVERVTAP; this is translated from the coding sequence TTGTCGAGATTCAAGCCGGCAAGATCAACTGAGCGACGACGGGATCAGCGAGGGTCGGTCTCGGTCGAACTCGTGATCCTGCTGCCGGCTCTGTTCGCGGTCCTCTTCCTGGGGATGCAGGCCGCGCTCCACTACCACGCCCGAACGGTCGCGATCGCCGCTGCACAGGAGGGCGCGCGAGCGGCAGGATCAGACACCGGCAGCGAATCGCGTGGCATCGACGCCGCCCATGCCTTCATCGACGACATCGGCAACGACGTACTGCGGCACGCCGTCGCCCAGGCCGAACGTACGGCGACGACGGCCACCGTGGTGATTGAAGCGCGCAGCCTCAGCGTCATCCCGGGCTGGAACCCCGTAATCCGCCAGAGCGCCACCGTCCCCGTCGAGCGAGTGACCGCACCATGA
- a CDS encoding TadE family protein, which produces MSHGNSRGSASVEAAIAVPAFALFVGLIIFGGRTAVVRHSVESAAADAARAASILRVEKDAKNAAKDAAITNLASQGINCLRVDVDIDTQQFSHAVGTPAQVDVTVSCRLDLSDLSAPGVPGTRTISATMTSPIDSWRERSP; this is translated from the coding sequence ATGAGCCACGGAAACTCTCGAGGATCCGCCTCGGTCGAGGCCGCCATCGCCGTGCCGGCCTTCGCCCTCTTCGTGGGGCTCATCATCTTCGGCGGGCGCACTGCCGTTGTACGCCACTCCGTGGAGTCGGCCGCCGCCGACGCAGCCCGTGCCGCCTCCATCTTGCGGGTCGAGAAGGACGCGAAGAACGCTGCGAAGGATGCAGCCATCACCAACCTTGCCAGTCAGGGCATCAACTGCCTCCGCGTCGACGTCGACATCGACACTCAGCAGTTCTCCCACGCTGTCGGCACGCCAGCGCAGGTCGACGTGACCGTGTCGTGCCGGCTCGACCTCTCAGATCTCTCCGCACCCGGAGTGCCGGGCACCCGGACCATCTCGGCCACGATGACCAGTCCGATCGACAGTTGGCGGGAGCGGTCTCCATGA